A genomic stretch from Pectinophora gossypiella chromosome 13, ilPecGoss1.1, whole genome shotgun sequence includes:
- the LOC126371948 gene encoding glutathione hydrolase 1 proenzyme-like → MVSVWCSRRCVVAVVLAALVAGALLGVLLLQPWAGRDHPRFPRAAIAANGYECASIGRKVLEKNGSAVDAAIATLFCEGVACAQCMGLGGGFLATIYDAPSGRVRVLNARERAPAATNENMYANASSQVGGLAVAVPGELRGYGALYKEYGRLPWRDLVQPTAELCRQGHRVNSYMARVLQSYSDRILAEPSMREVYVNPATGKVWVEGDTIHEPTLARTLDVIAENGPEEIHNGTLTAALARDIQAFGGIVTEEDLRNYKAEWQEPITVPLSGGRTLYSTPLPGSGSVLAFILNMLRDWVGADSSVPTGSNLYWHRIVETFKYAYAKRTGLGDSSRSNLPYNITDLERNLSSPDWAQSHRALVDDAKTFSDWRHYGALYEGADDHGTAHVIVVAPDGSVVSATSTVNYIWGSQRRSQSLGFILNNEMDDFAIPHTDSAYGMPPSPANMLEAGLQPLSSMVPSIVLNDKGVAELVVGAAGGTKITTQVALTVMHAIMEGGELPEVVNRPRLHHQLMPMEIEYEADFNPEIIASLQARGHATTERGPTAGFAAMVGAARDSKGYLVPVTDRRRVGSIDGL, encoded by the exons CGTCTGGTGCTCGCGGAGGTGCGTGGTCGCCGTCGTGTTGGCGGCCCTGGTGGCCGGGGCGCTGTTGGGAGTGCTGCTCTTGCAGCCGTGGGCCGGCCGTGACCACCCGCGCTTCCCGCGCGCCGCTATCGCTGCCAATGGCTACGAGTGTGCTAGTATCGGCCg GAAGGTCCTAGAGAAGAACGGGTCAGCAGTAGATGCGGCCATCGCGACGCTATTCTGCGAGGGGGTCGCGTGCGCGCAATGTATGGGACTCGGAGGCGGGTTTCTTGCAACAATCTACGACGCGCCGAGCGGGCGCGTGCGCGTGCTGAATGCCCGCGAACGCGCTCCGGCCGCGACCAACGAGAATATGTACGCCAACGCATCATCCCAAGTTGGTGGTCTAGCCGTCGCCGTCCCTGGGGAACTCAGAGGATATGGCGCGCTGTACAAGGAATATGGGCGTTTACCGTGGCGAGACTTGGTACAGCCAACCGCGGAACTCTGCCGGCAAGGACATCGAGTCAACTCGTATATGGCACGGGTCCTCCAGTCCTACAGCGACAGAATTTTGGCAGAACCTTCTATGAG AGAGGTGTACGTGAACCCAGCCACAGGGAAGGTGTGGGTCGAAGGCGATACCATCCACGAGCCAACGTTAGCGCGAACGCTCGACGTGATCGCAGAGAATGGGCCGGAGGAGATTCACAACGGTACGCTCACAGCGGCGCTGGCGAGAGATATTCAGGCCTTTGGTGGCATCGTTACAGAAGAAGACCTTCGGAACTACAA GGCAGAGTGGCAAGAGCCTATCACCGTGCCGCTATCAGGCGGGAGAACCCTCTACTCCACACCACTGCCAGGGTCGGGGTCCGTTCTGGCCTTCATCCTGAACATGCTGCGCGACTGGGTCGGCGCCGACTCCAGCGTGCCGACCGGCTCCAACTTGTACTGGCACCGCATCGTCGAGACCTTCAAATACGCGTACGCCAAGAGAACAGGACTCGGGGACTCTTCACGATCGAATCTCCCTTACAACATCACTGAT CTGGAGCGGAACCTGTCAAGCCCCGATTGGGCGCAATCACATCGGGCGCTGGTGGATGATGCGAAAACATTTTCAGACTGGCGGCATTACGGCGCCTTGTACGAAGGCGCAGATGACCATGGCACTGCGCACGTTATCGTCGTAGCTCCCGATGGCAGCGTCGTGTCTGCCACCAGCACCGTCAACTACAT TTGGGGTTCCCAACGCCGATCTCAAAGCCTTGGCTTCATACTGAACAATGAGATGGATGACTTCGCGATTCCGCACACGGACTCCGCTTACGGCATGCCGCCGTCGCCAGCCAACATGCTCGAGGCGGGTTTACAGCCACTAAGTTCCATGGTGCCAAGCATCGTACTAAATGATAAGGGAGTTGCCGAGTTGGTCGTCGGAGCTGCTGGTGGCACCAAGATCACTACTCAAGTTGCTTTG ACGGTGATGCATGCTATCATGGAGGGAGGAGAATTACCCGAAGTGGTGAACAGACCACGGCTGCATCATCAGCTCATGCCCATGGAGATAGAATACGAAGCTGATTTCAATCCG GAAATAATCGCCTCTCTGCAAGCTAGGGGCCACGCGACGACGGAGCGCGGGCCTACCGCGGGTTTTGCGGCCATGGTCGGCGCCGCACGTGACTCCAAAGGATACCTTGTACCAGTCACTGACCGACGGCGAGTCGGCAGCATCGATGGCCTATAA